ACCCTGCTCAGGTTCGTCAACTTCTACGCCAAGTATGGCGCCGTCACATCCGACGCCGTCTGGGACAAGACTGTTGAAGGCAAAGACACCGGCAAGGGCAAAGACGGCCGTCCCGCCAAGTCCCACCGCGGCGTCGCCGCCCGCACTTTGCTCAAGGCCATCGGTCACCTTGAGGACTTCTGCACCTACTGCGTCACTAGCGAAGTGATGGCATCCAATCCGATCGATGAAGACTTCCGCAAAGCCTTGAAAGGGATCAAAGACGAAGCGGCCACGGCCCGCAAGCACAACGGCTACCGGCCGTTCAGCCCGGATCAACTCAAGCTCATCTTCGATCCCGAAAAGTACCTGGCAGCCAACTCGGCTGCAGACTACTTCTGGTGTGCACTGATAGCCCTGTTCACCGCCGCTCGGCTCGGTGAGATCGTCACCCTCACCCTGGCAGACATCTACGTTGACCCAGCCTCAGGCGTGTTGGTCTTCCGAATCCGAGAGGATGAAGAGTCAGGCCGGCGCGTTAAGAACAAGAACTCCGAGCGCATCGTCCCGGTGTCGCGCCGCCTGATCGAGATTGGCTTCTGGGAGTACGTGGAACATGCGCACACCCTGGGTGCCTTGACCTTGTTCCCTCATCTGAAGCAAGGCGCTACCCGCGCCAGCGACCCCAGCAAGAACCAGAGCCGCCGGTTCGCTGATTACCTGACCGACTTGGGAATCACGGACGAAGACCTGGTCTTCCACAGCTTTCGCCACACTGCAATCACGACGATGCTCGGGCGCGGGGTGCCGCCGATGGACTCAGAACTGATCGCCGGACATGCGGCGCAGGATCTGGCCATGAGGGCGGAGAGCATCTCGGGCGCCAGGCGCACTTGGAGCACCACCCAAGCGTCCACTTACGCCCACGCAACGCTGTTTGCAGAGGAGGGTGAACCACTCCTCAAGCGCCTGCAGCGTCACGTTGACCACGCGCTCGACTTCAACCTCGACTACCTCGGCCTGCGCTCCGCAGCCGAGATCGTCCGGAAAAACACAACCAAACAAATCCGCGACGGCGCGGCGGTGTTCAAGTCAGGTTGGCATACGAACGCGAAGGACTACGCGCAGCAGATGCTCGACGAGTTCCGCAGGTCGCGCGCCGTGGCCGCGGCAACAACACCGGGTGACTCAGACACCGCCGTCTAGAAGCAGCATTTCCGGGCTCGCCGCAACACGCATTTCCAGGACAGCACCTTCACGCGTTAACAACTACATGGGAGAGCTCGAAATGCTGCTGCGTACACCGAACCGAACGCCGGAGACCCTGCAGTCCTACCGGCGGGTCATGCGAACCCTGGAGAACCACCTCGCCCGGCGCTTGGCTGTAGGCGATCTGCGGCACCTGGACGATCGGAACCTGCAACTGGCCATCACTTGGCACGACCTGCGGCCGTTCATCTCTGCATCGACTGACCGCCAGTACAAAGCGGCACTGATGCAGCATCTGCGCGAGCACCCGAGCGAGGAAGACATCGACCGGGTCGTGATGGAGCTGTTGGATCCCGAGCAGGGGATCTCCGAGATCGAACACGACGATAGGCTGGCTGAGCAGCGCAAACGCAACCTCATGGAGCGCCGCGGGTCCCAGCAGCGGGCTCGGTACGTCAGTCCGGAAGACTGGCACACCCTAATCACGGCGCTCTGCGCATCCAGCTCGCAGGTGGGCAAACTGGCTGCCGTCTGGCTGGCATCCACTCGAGCCACGGGACTGCGCCCGTGCGAATGGGCGACCGCGCGCCGACAAGGGGTGACGCTGATCGTCCAGAACGCAAAGGCCACCAATGGTCGCTCCCACGGCCCCACGCGCGAGATCTTCGTAGGCGGTCTCGACCCTATGCAGTTGCGCATCATTGACAGCCTGCTTGATGTCATGGCCATGCTGCCCGAGGGTGCCTTCGTGGACCTCTACAACCGTGTGCGAGATCTGGTGGCAGACGTCGGACGAGCCAGCCTGACCAAGCGGTCCACCTACCCGACCCTCTATTCCGCCCGGCATCTGTTCGCCGCGGAGGCCAAACGCGAGCTCACCCGCATCGAAGTGGCCGCGCTGATGGGACATCGCAGCATCGCCAGCGCAGCGCAGAACTACCTCGAAGGTCGTTACGCGCAGGGCGGCGGCGCACTCAAAGTGCGAGCGAGCGACCGGGACATGGACACCGTGCGCCGCGCAAACGGCTCAGACCCCGACCTCAAGCATTGATGGGCAACGATCCCATGAGCGTCAGCATGTCGTCACGTCATCATGATCGCGCCCCTGGCACTTGCACGCTTGCAGTCTTCTCGCAGAAAGGTGGCAGCGGCAAGTCAACCCTGGCCATCCATCTGTCGGTGCTGGCCGCCAGAGGACGCAAGGTGCTGCTCGTCGATGCCGATCCGCAGGGCACGGTCTCGGCATGGGCCGAGACACGACAGCGACCAGACCCCCTCGTGGTTCGGGCGGATCCCAGCTCCATCACCGAAATCGTCAGCCATGCCACGACCGAGCGGTTTGAACTGGTGATCGTGGACTGCCCGCCCCATGCTGCCGCCGGAACAACCGCTCTGCTGCGCGTTGCCGATCACATCGTCATCCCGGTCCAGCCGTCGATGCCCGACATCGCGGCCACGCGCCGGACGGTTGCGTTGACGACGGCTGCCGGCAAGCCGCACTCGTTTGTGATCAATCGCGCACCGGCCCGAGCGCTGGAGGTGCAGCAGGCGATTGACGCACTCACACCGGCCGGACCAGTGGCGCCTGTGACCATCGGCGATCGCCGCGCGTTCTCGCGCGCGCTCACTGACGGCTTGGCGGTGAGCGAGAGGGCAAAGGATGAGGACAAAGCCGTCCTGGAAATCCTTCGGTACTACCTGTGGCTGGACAGCCACCTTCTGGAGATAGAACGATGCAACCGAGCAGCAGCCTGACGAAGTTCGCAATCAAGCCGGCCACGCCCGTAGCCCCTGCAGTCGCAGCACCAGCGGCGTCCGACCCGCACGCAGCGGCTGAACTCAAGGGCCGAGGCCGCGGGAAGAACAAGCGCGTGGGTATCGCCGTCCGGTTGGGCCACGAAGACTGGTACCGCCTCCATGACCTGGCTGTGCGCGAGCACACGTCGCTGCAGGCCCTCATCGTTGCAGGTCTCAGCGCAGTGATGGAGCAGCGAGGACTGCCACCGCTGTCGGGCAGTTGATCTCGCGCCGCCCCCTCAATTTAGGGGGTGAGGTTGCAGCTTGTCAGCGAGCTGATCAGACCCCACGTTAAGCAGCTGAGAGCAGCAACAACTCAACATCGGGATTTGCTCCCGGGTCTGGCTCGCCAGATCACTTTGCGGTGTGAACCGCGAGGCCCAGCTACTCGTTCCGCGGTGATTGGCCCCCGTGACCTCGCGACTCAGTGCTCGTCACTGAGTCATTGGGGCTGTGGGCGCCAACCAGATCGCGACTGACGTTTTTCGTGAGCTCGATGGTTTCCGCAGCTCGGCAACCACACCGGGATCATGAGCGAAACGAATCACCTGGGGCACGCGAAGCGCCCCAACGAACTGCTGGCCGCATACACGCAGCGCTTCCCAAACGCGCACCGCGACATCGACGAGATGCGCATGGAGATGCGAGGAGTCAGTGCCCCCGATTGGCCTGACTGGTGTTACGCCCCTATTACGTGCAGCCAAGCAGCCATCGCCAACCACCTCGGGGTCTGCGTAACGCATCTGGGGGCGTCTTCCCCATTCGCAGTGATGGACGCAACGGCCTTTGCCGCACTGGCCGCATGGAGAAAAACTCGGGGCGTCTACACCTTCGACCCAACGGTCTACCAAGAAGTCTGCGAAACGCCGCTCGACGGCCAGCTTCCGTGCGACCTGCTGCTCCGGATGCCCGAATGGTGCGTCTACTTGCCCACTCCCAACATGAGCATCCTGGGCGGTTCGATCCATGGCTGCTTCGTCCATCTCGAACATGATGTCAACAATCAGCGAGCCGAGCTGCGACTGCTGTTCGATGTCGGATGTGATGACTACCAGCTCTTCTATCCGGTGCCTATTCATCTTGGTAACTGGACGCTGGCTGAGGCGCACGATCGAGCCAACATGGTCATCGCTGCGAGCCAAGGGCCACTTGGCATGTTGCGGATGCCAGATGAGCCCGCGATCAAACAGGCGATCGCAACGGCAACCAAAGCCGTTGTGAACCTGGTCCTGTTCTTGTGCAGCCAGGCGTCAGACATTTCGGGACGTCAAGGGCGACCTGGCAACCCGACGCCGACCAAGACCAGAAAGGGCTTCAAAGTATTCGCTGCACAGCAGACCCGGGAGTGGCTGGTTGGCGCGCGTATGGGCTCTGCCCTGCGAAAGGCACAGTCCCTCCGGGACGGAGCGGCCGAGCTCACCGAGCGCAACGGACCTCGACCGCACATCCGCCGGGCGCACTGGCATACCTACCGTACCGGCCCCCGAATCTGTGGCGGCCAGCGCATCCCCAGCACCGAGCGACAGGCTCAGCTGCGATGGCTTCATCCGACCCTTGTCCGGGTCTGCGATGAGGACAGGCTGACGACAGTTGTCTATCCCATCACCTGACCTGCGCAGTCGCCGCGCGACGATCCGATCTAGGTTTGCCGGGTCTTATCACCCGGCACAGGAGAGTGAGGGTCGTCGCCATCAGCCGCGGCCAGATCGAGTCGAAGGGTCTTTTCGTCACACTCGAGAGCCTTGGCGGCTGCGGCCCAGGTCCCGTAACGCGCCTTGGCCCACTTAGCGAGTCGATCCCGGAACCATCGAACTCGCTCCGCACGGGTTCCCTCCCCTAGGTCGCTGACTTCGCTCGCTTCAGTCATGGTGAAGCGCGACCACTCACCGAGGGCGCTGGCAACGTCCACTTTCTGGTCCGGCACCGACCACCAGGCCATGCAAAGCACTGCTAGGCGCTGAAGGTCACGGAGATTGCCCATCAGCGAGCTGCGCTGCAGCGCAGCTTCGATTTCCGGTGTCCATGGCGCATCCACCGGGATGTCGTCACGCTGTCGGAGCTCCCCCCAAACCCGGTTCCAGTCGTCTCTGCAGTCCTCTCGACACTCCCGCAGCGGCGGAACCGCGACGGACAGGTGGCTGAGCCGGTCGAACAGATCCGCGTCGAGACGCTCCCGCAGTTCGGCCATGGGCAAATTGGATGCACAGACCAGCTCGACATCGGCTGTTTCCTCGCGGTCGCTGCCAAGCGGCCTGTGTCGACGCTGACGATCCTGGAACACGCGAACGAGTTTGCGTTGCACGGGCTTGGGGATGTCCTGCACTTCGTCCAGAAACAGAATCCCGCCATCCGCTTCCTTCAGAAGGCCCTGCCGATCGCCGGCCGCGCCTGTGAAGGCACCCTTGCGGTGGCCGAAAAGGAGACTCTCGGCGAGCGCCGAGTCCAGACCGCCACATGGGACGGTGACAACCTGCTTACGACCTTTTAGGGTGGCGACGTACGTCTCAACCAGGCGGGTCTTGCCTGTGCCCCGCTCACCGAGGATGAGTAATGGGGCCCCGAAAACGCGCGCATAGCGCGCGAGGTGCTCCAAAGCCAGACGACGGGAGGGGGAGCGGGCTTGCGCCTCGTAGACCGCCAGCTGAGGCTGGAGACGAGCCACCCGCTGTATCTCGGCAAGGTACGTCGTGATCGAGAAGTAGACGGGGTCGATGCGGACTCGACCCGTCTCGCGACTGAATTGCGACGACCACAGATGCGCGCCTACGGGGAACGCCCCTCCTGCATGCAGCATGAGCCAGACGCTGTGCATCGCTGGCGTACCCGGCGACACGTTGATGTGCAGGCTATCTCGAAGATCACGCAGCCGCGGAAGCACCCTATCGCGCACCTGCTTGTAAATCGCTGCGTGGTGAGTTGGATCATCGAGCGCGATGCTGATGGGTTCGACCACGGTCCGTCCTATCGTTGCCGGAACACTAGGCACACGCTGCGCCTGGACAAGATAGAGCACGCGATTGATGTCGATGCGCCGGTTCTGAAGCGCCTTGATGGCGCTTTCGAGCACCTCGATGCCCGCGCGCTCGGCATGCCAGCACAGCAATGTTCCCGTGCGCCTGTCCATCAGTTCGCCCCTTCGGCGACCACGATGGTGGCAGCCCCAACCTCACCCATCACCATGCGTGCCTGGTCCAGCTCAGCGACGGATCGAACGGCGACCACCAGGCGACCGCTCGGCTCGCGGAAGACGGCGGGCTGATAGCTCGCACCGGGCTGGTCCTTCTCTGCGGCCGGCCGCAGCTTTTCCTTGGCTTTGGCAGCCAAGCTCGGTGCAGCCACCAGCCAAACGCAACGAAGGTCGTGGGCAAGGGTCGACGGCGACGCTGTTTCCGCCGGACGCCGGGGCCGACCAGCCTCGATCGCTGCCGCTGATTCGGCCGTCACGGCACCGAGATCAACGTCGACCGAAGTGAGGATCTCATCGTCGACGAGCTGCTGCTGCTTCCAAAGCTTTACCTTGCCGAGGAGAGCACCGAGGAGTGGTTTCGGTTCGAGGCGCCAAGGCGCAGCGGCGCACCAGCCTTCGAGCCGCTCCAATATCTCGCGCGAGCGCCCATCGGACAGGCGCAGGCCCAGCTCGAAGCCATGGTCCAGCCCATCGCTCTGCAGGTTCGCCGACATCACCAACGACTGACCCGATTCGGTCCAGATCGCCTTGGCGTGCAACCAGCGGAAGCCGAGAACGGTTGCACCAGCCTTGGCCAACGCCAAGAGTGCGGGCATGGATGAGGGACGGATGCGCGCCAGCACAGTGACGTCCAGGCCTTCACGAGCTCGCGTGCAGAGCCGTTTGACGACGGCATGGTCCTCATCCCAGCCGAAGCTGCTGACCACGATGCGCGACCTGGCCCCGTCAATGAGTCGCAGTGCCTCCTCTTGTATGGCGTTGGCTTTCGCTGTGGTCGCGACAATTTGCTTCCCTGGGTCAGGGTGGAGCACTTTGCCGAGGGGGCGCGTAGCCTTGAAGCGATCCTTCGGATCGATCAGCTCGTGCTCCGCAGCCTCCCACATGGCCCATTTCAGGTAGCCAGTAACCTCGATCACCTCCGAAGCGTTGAGGTTCACGGCCAGTTCCTCGTTCCGCTCAAGCGCTTCGGTGGTGAGGTTCGCAGTGAGCAACAGGCCTGCTGGGCGGGTTTCCGGATCAATCACGACGACCTTCGCGTGGAAGTGAGGTGCAGACCGGAATAGCGCATGCCCACCGAGACGGGTGAGCATCGCTTTGTGCTGGTCGAGAACGCGCTTGTCGAACTCGCCTTCACCCTCCTCCCGCCCAAGGCGCGCTTCCGATGCCAGCAGCACGTAGACGCGAACGCCGCGCTTTGCCGCTTCGAGGATCGCGTCTTCGACCCCTTTGTCGGCCAGCAGGAAGCTGGACATCACCGCCTTCTCGCGAGCCTGGGAAAGCAACGAGATAACGGCGTTCGCCATCTGCCGGCTCCGGCCGGACTCGAACACTGCCTGTCCTTGTTCGCCGCGCGCGTTGGCGACAGAAGGCATGGACACCCACGCCGGCGGCAACTCACGATTCCGCTGGTCGATGGTCTCGACGAAACGCTTCTGCCAAGTGGCACTATTCCTTGTCGTCATCACAGGCTCCAGTCCTCGGCAGCAACCAAGTGCCATGTGCTCGGTGTCGGTCTATCCGTACGTTCACGCCACGCCGAATCTGCAAGCTCCTGCCTGGCCGGCGTGGAAGGATCAAACTCGGCGAACGGTTTGACCGCTTCAGCCGTCCATTTGCCGAATTGCTCCGCGGTCGCGTAGTCCTGCACGCGCGCTCGAAGGCGCCACTCCGCCCAGCGCGCTGCATCCTGGTGGGAGCTTGCTCGCAGCGCGATCCCGTCGACCGTCGTCGCGTCGAAGGTTCCAAGTGACTCGATGTCGGGTCGCTTGAAGTGGATCCCTCGGACGAGAGATTCGCGTTCGCCGGCGATCGTCTCGTCGAAGGCGACCCTTAGTGCATCGGCGGAGCCGTCCCATTGCGACCACAGCCCCTCAGCCTGCATGAGCTGCATCCAGACTGCGTTGGCGGCTATCTCTGGTGCGTCGGCGACAGCGTTCACACGTTCGCTCCCAAGGGTGCCGTCGATCCTGAGGCCAGCACCCGTGACATTCCATATCGCCCGGAGGGTCGTCTCGGCATCGACCTCCTCACCCTTCGCCTCGAGCTCATCGATGCGCAGTGGTGCGCCTGCGACCAACGGTGTGGTGATGACGCCGACTGCATCTCGAACCCACCGAGGCAAATTCCTGAAGCGGCGCTCAGGTGCGTTGTCGTGCTTCTCGCGTCGGACCTCCTCACGAGCTGGCAATTCCTTCCAAGGCTCGACGCGGAGGATGGATGCGCCAAGCAGCGGGTCATCGCTGGCCCAAACTGTCCATGTCCCACGCTCCGGGACGAAGACCTGTTTCGTATCCAGTGCCGTGCGCCCAGACTCGGTCAAGCGGTACTGGCGGTTCTCCTGCTCCAGGAGCCCGTACTGCTCTGAGATCTGCAGGAGCCGCTGGGCGATGACGTGGCGTGAACCGGCCTCGAAAAGCAGATGCTCTGCAATGTCTCTCGCATCGGTCTGTCCGCGCTCACGCGCTCGTAGCAGAACCGGCAGCAGTTCGTTGCGCTTGGCCGCCTTCGCGACCTGGCCAATCACGCGCCAACACTCAACACGGATCTCCCGGGTAAGGCGGATGGCACCTGCAGCGCCTGTGGCTGCGCGCTGGGTTGATTGAGCGGCACGTTGCTCCGAAGCGGCCGTCGCAGGTACCGCGTTCAATAGCTTGCCGATGTCGGCTAGGCCGTTAACTCGCATGAGTTCCTCCAGCTTTTTTGATCTGTGCTTCCCAAACTTCTTGTT
This region of Paucibacter aquatile genomic DNA includes:
- a CDS encoding site-specific integrase, whose amino-acid sequence is MATRRPARLQLNRHGVFSFRWIVPTRLRDEQGKPREIRVSLRTRDARHARILAMSVNLALERICEMSSNIDPRDLLQQMTLQAGDLKIDIKDLNDLTLFNELLKAQPQLKDMLEKAAGSLSDPQAIVRTLSQSVVKAAGQPAFGSIKPQRLTAAVDEYIESRDGVGRNSESTGAEKKRSLDSLTMFLKRSLEVDISKTHAHELTRATLLRFVNFYAKYGAVTSDAVWDKTVEGKDTGKGKDGRPAKSHRGVAARTLLKAIGHLEDFCTYCVTSEVMASNPIDEDFRKALKGIKDEAATARKHNGYRPFSPDQLKLIFDPEKYLAANSAADYFWCALIALFTAARLGEIVTLTLADIYVDPASGVLVFRIREDEESGRRVKNKNSERIVPVSRRLIEIGFWEYVEHAHTLGALTLFPHLKQGATRASDPSKNQSRRFADYLTDLGITDEDLVFHSFRHTAITTMLGRGVPPMDSELIAGHAAQDLAMRAESISGARRTWSTTQASTYAHATLFAEEGEPLLKRLQRHVDHALDFNLDYLGLRSAAEIVRKNTTKQIRDGAAVFKSGWHTNAKDYAQQMLDEFRRSRAVAAATTPGDSDTAV
- a CDS encoding ParA family protein; translated protein: MGNDPMSVSMSSRHHDRAPGTCTLAVFSQKGGSGKSTLAIHLSVLAARGRKVLLVDADPQGTVSAWAETRQRPDPLVVRADPSSITEIVSHATTERFELVIVDCPPHAAAGTTALLRVADHIVIPVQPSMPDIAATRRTVALTTAAGKPHSFVINRAPARALEVQQAIDALTPAGPVAPVTIGDRRAFSRALTDGLAVSERAKDEDKAVLEILRYYLWLDSHLLEIERCNRAAA
- a CDS encoding AcrVA2 family anti-CRISPR protein; the protein is MSETNHLGHAKRPNELLAAYTQRFPNAHRDIDEMRMEMRGVSAPDWPDWCYAPITCSQAAIANHLGVCVTHLGASSPFAVMDATAFAALAAWRKTRGVYTFDPTVYQEVCETPLDGQLPCDLLLRMPEWCVYLPTPNMSILGGSIHGCFVHLEHDVNNQRAELRLLFDVGCDDYQLFYPVPIHLGNWTLAEAHDRANMVIAASQGPLGMLRMPDEPAIKQAIATATKAVVNLVLFLCSQASDISGRQGRPGNPTPTKTRKGFKVFAAQQTREWLVGARMGSALRKAQSLRDGAAELTERNGPRPHIRRAHWHTYRTGPRICGGQRIPSTERQAQLRWLHPTLVRVCDEDRLTTVVYPIT
- a CDS encoding sigma-54-dependent transcriptional regulator; the protein is MDRRTGTLLCWHAERAGIEVLESAIKALQNRRIDINRVLYLVQAQRVPSVPATIGRTVVEPISIALDDPTHHAAIYKQVRDRVLPRLRDLRDSLHINVSPGTPAMHSVWLMLHAGGAFPVGAHLWSSQFSRETGRVRIDPVYFSITTYLAEIQRVARLQPQLAVYEAQARSPSRRLALEHLARYARVFGAPLLILGERGTGKTRLVETYVATLKGRKQVVTVPCGGLDSALAESLLFGHRKGAFTGAAGDRQGLLKEADGGILFLDEVQDIPKPVQRKLVRVFQDRQRRHRPLGSDREETADVELVCASNLPMAELRERLDADLFDRLSHLSVAVPPLRECREDCRDDWNRVWGELRQRDDIPVDAPWTPEIEAALQRSSLMGNLRDLQRLAVLCMAWWSVPDQKVDVASALGEWSRFTMTEASEVSDLGEGTRAERVRWFRDRLAKWAKARYGTWAAAAKALECDEKTLRLDLAAADGDDPHSPVPGDKTRQT
- a CDS encoding phospholipase D-like domain-containing protein, coding for MTTRNSATWQKRFVETIDQRNRELPPAWVSMPSVANARGEQGQAVFESGRSRQMANAVISLLSQAREKAVMSSFLLADKGVEDAILEAAKRGVRVYVLLASEARLGREEGEGEFDKRVLDQHKAMLTRLGGHALFRSAPHFHAKVVVIDPETRPAGLLLTANLTTEALERNEELAVNLNASEVIEVTGYLKWAMWEAAEHELIDPKDRFKATRPLGKVLHPDPGKQIVATTAKANAIQEEALRLIDGARSRIVVSSFGWDEDHAVVKRLCTRAREGLDVTVLARIRPSSMPALLALAKAGATVLGFRWLHAKAIWTESGQSLVMSANLQSDGLDHGFELGLRLSDGRSREILERLEGWCAAAPWRLEPKPLLGALLGKVKLWKQQQLVDDEILTSVDVDLGAVTAESAAAIEAGRPRRPAETASPSTLAHDLRCVWLVAAPSLAAKAKEKLRPAAEKDQPGASYQPAVFREPSGRLVVAVRSVAELDQARMVMGEVGAATIVVAEGAN